Proteins from one Nicotiana tabacum cultivar K326 chromosome 23, ASM71507v2, whole genome shotgun sequence genomic window:
- the LOC107768836 gene encoding uncharacterized protein LOC107768836, with protein MPDLPFPQKQRREKLYKQFRRFLKVLKQVHVNIPFTEVLSQMPAYALFFKEILSKNRKVEETSVVKLTEHYNAILQNKLPQKCGYPWSFTIPCSLGSTKFEQSLYDSGTSINLMHLSICMKLEGEIGEIRSTLMSLQLANQITIIPEGIVEDVLVRVDKFVFPLDFIVVKMENKEVPPILGRPFLATSRAILDIQERQFTLIVGEERVVFKMEGAMGALNEKTGESITNKCGVYPKKAEKKLLAWMCALGRACK; from the coding sequence ATGCCCGATTTACCTTTCCCCCAAAAGCAAAGAAGAGAAAAGTTGTACAAACAATTCAGGCGGTTTCTAAAAGTGCTCAAGCAGGTGCATGTGAATATACCTTTCACAGAGGTGCTCTCACAGATGCCAGCTTATGCtttattttttaaggaaatattgTCCAAAAATCGAAAAGTGGAAGAAACATCCgttgtcaagctcacagagcattatAATGCCATTTTGCAAAATAAGCTCCCTCAAAAGTGTGGATATCCatggagttttactataccttgctctttaggaagtACTAAGTTTGAACAATCTTTGTATGATTCAGGTACTTCCATTAACCTCATGCATTTGTCTATTTGCATGAAATTAGAGGGAGAAATTGGAGAAATCAGGTCGACACTTATGTCCTTGCAGCTGGCGAATCAGATCACAATCATACCTGAAGGAATAGTGGAAGATGTGCTAGTTCGGGTGGACAAATTTGTGTTCCCTTTGGACTTCATTGTGGTGAAAATGGAGAATAAGGAGGTCCCTCCGATTTTAGGAAGACCCTTCTTGGCTACGAGCAGAGCAATTTTGGACATTCAAGAAAGGCAGTTCACGCTTATAGTGGGGGAAGAAAGGGTGGTCTTCAAGATGGAAGGAGCAATGGGGGCCCTAAATGAGAAAACTGGAGAGAGTATAacaaataagtgtggggtgtacccaaaGAAGGCTGAAAAGAAGCTCTTagcatggatgtgtgcactggGTCGGGCGTGCAAATGA